The Candidatus Bathyarchaeota archaeon genomic interval GGCTTTCAAATGTGCCCTTCAAAGCGGGAATGCGAAGAAGCCCTAAACCGTGTTGGCAACGCTGAAGTTATCGCCATGAGTGTCCTCGCAGCGGGGTACCTTAAACCCTCCGAAGCCATCAGTTACGTGGCAGGTTTGGAGGGCGTAAGCGGCGTAGTCTTGGGTGTCTCTAAGGAGTCCCATGCAACTGAAACATTTCGAATTTTCCGGGAAGGTCACCCTTTCCCCAACGCTTATGCCTGAGCCATATTTTTTTGTGTGTTTGAGGTTTTTTTGTTGGTTATTCTTCTTGCAGTTTGGATAATTGTGGGGCTACTGTTTTTCGGTGTTCCCGGTAGCTACTTTCTGTACATGAAGAAACGCTCCGTCGCATCTTGGAACCTGAACATAAACGCTGACTATGTGCCCTCAACTGCCGTTTTAATTCCTGTGTTTAATGAAGAAAAAATTATTCGGCTAAAACTTGAGAACCTCGCCAAAGTCACCTATCCCAAAGATAAAATGGAAATAATCATAGTCAACGACTGCTCAAGCGACGGCACCCTAAGCGAAGTTAACCGCTACATCGCGGCTAATCCCCTGCCTAAAATCACGGTTTTTGACAGCAAAGTTCACCTTGGCAAAACCGCATGCTTAAACAAAGCCCTCAAAACCGTAACCGCCGAAGTGGTGATTCTCTCGGACGCTGACTGCTTTTGGCCTCATGACATACTAAACAAAGCCCTCACTTACCTCTCCGATCCCAACGTTGGCGCTATCACTGGCAGGGAGTTTTTGCTTAACCCCACAGCCACATGGGTAACGTTGGGCGAACAATTCTATGACCAAAACATCCAAGCGATAAGAATCGGCGAATCCAAAGTGCACTCTACCCTCTTCTTTCAGGGCGGGTTTGCAGCATTCAAACGCAGCATCCTCGAAGAATTTAACCATGCGACCGATGACTCAGGAACTGCGCTGGATATTATCCAGAAAAACCAACGTGCACTCCTCATACCTGACACGGGGTTTTTCACGCTTAGCCCCACTGTTTATCGAAACAAAATCTCCATAAAAATTCGCCGCGCAAGCCATCTCCAGAAACTCTGTGCAAGATGCCTGAAGCTGTTTTTGCAGGGTAAGTTAGCGTTTCCCAAACGCATTGCGCTTCCAGAGATTTATCTTCACATTTTTAGTCCACTGTTTTTGGTTGCGTTTCTTATTTTGTCGGTTGCAGTTATGGTTATGTATCCATCGCTTGGGGGCATCTTGATTTTGGGTGTTGCTGTGTTGCTGGTTGTTAAGAAGACCCGTACAACCGCGTTAGAGTTGCTTCAGAATAATTTGATTTTGTTGACGGCGCTTACCTCTTTTATTCTGAATCGGAAGTTTAGGGCTTGGAGACCAATTGAGGAGTCACGGTTTGGGTTAAATGAGCAGTTGCTGAGGGAGCAAAAACTGATTTGAGGCGCTCAGTTGCAGTCGATTACAGTTACAGTGGGGTTATGCGTCAAAAACGCCTCAACCCTCATAAAAAAAGCGCTAAACAGCCTCATAGCCCAAACCTTTCCGCCACAAGAGTTGGAGGTTATCCTGGTTGATGGTAACAGTAGCGACGACACCCTTACAATCGCCCAAAAAATGTTGAAGACCACCGCGTTTAGGGTTCGGATGCTTAAGGAAAACAGCGGCCTCGGGTTTGCCCGCCAAATAGTTGTAGAGCAAGCCCGCGGCAAATACATCGTTTGGCTTGACGCTGATATGACGCTGCCCAGAGATTACGTCGCCAACCAAGTTCACTATATGGAAACCCACTCCAATGTTGCCATCGCAGCGGGCAGATACAACGTCCACATCGGATACGGTTTTGTCGCAGACATGGAAAATATCGTGTACGCCGTGGACTCCCTGTATGGGCAACAGACGAATTCAAAGCTGGGATATTTGCCTGGTGCAGAGGGCGCGATTTATCGGGTGGAGGCCGTGCGTGGCGTCGGAGGCTTTGACACTGCCATCAATGGAGCCGCAGAAGACACTGAAGTGGCGTTCCGAGTTCGAGCCAGCGGATGGGAACTGGCAACAACTGAAGAAAAATTCACTGAATCCACGCGGATGTCATGGCTTTCGCTCTGGAATCAATATGTCTGGTATGGACGTGGAGCCCACTACATCTTTCACAAGGATCCCGACTCAGTGATTGTTTGGAAGTTGACGCCGCTGGGCGGTTTCATGGCTGGAATTTTGCGGTGCCCCTGGGCGTATCTAATGACGCATAAAAAGTCTTTTTTTCTTTTACCAGTGCATTATACGTATAAGCGGTTTGCGTGGCTTTTTGGGTTCTGTGGCGCGCACCTCAACGGGTATGGACATAATCCTGAGAAGTTAGCTGATCAACCATGACGTTCCAGGTCACCGTCGGCATCTGCGTACGAAACGGTGAAGCTATGCTAACCAACGCCGTGGAAAGTATCCTTGACCAAACCTTCACAGCCGAGCAAGTTCAGATTATATTTGTCGATGACGGCAGCCAAGATCAAACCCCCAAAATCATCCAAAAATACGCCCAAGCCTTGGGAGACCGCGTTAAAGCGATTAAGACGCCAAAGATGGGACTGGGGCACGCCCGAAACCTTATACTCAAAGAAGCCAACAGCAAATACGTCCTCTTCGTGGACGCAGACGAAATCCTCACCGCAAACTACATCCAAACCCAACTCGCGGTGCTTGACGAAAACCGCGACGTCGCAATAACCGCAGGCATCTTCAAAACGGTCCCAGGCAACCTCATGCTAAACCTCGAAGTTGCCCCCTACATTGTAAACCAAAAAATCTACGGCAAACCCAAACCACTCCTACTAAAAAACGATAAACTCATAGGCACAGGCGGCACCTGCTTCCGTACTGAGGCGCTTCAGCAAGTTCACGGTTTCGATGAATCAATCCGTGGCGCAGGCGAAGACACCGACCTTATTTTACGTATATTAAGTGCAGGCTGGAAAATTAAGCCCAACACCGCGGAACTATACGAGTTTCATGGCGGCTTATCTAAACCCCGTGACCTCCTCAAAAAATACTACTGGTATGGTTACGGTTCCCAGAAGAGTTATCTGCAGACTCGTGGCGCGTTTAGTTTGGCTGGTATGTCGCCGATGGCGGGGTTTTTTTCGGGACTGTTTTATTCTTTTGTGGCGTATCGGTTTTTGCGGCAGAAACAGGTGTTTTTGTTGCCCCTGCATTTTGGGTTAAAATTGACTGCGTGGACTTTTGGGTTTATGAATGGGCAGCTTCATGCTGGAAAAAATGAGTTTTAAAAAACAAAAAGGGGATGGGTTGCTGCTCATTAGCAGCCGTGGAACCACATGTGGTAGTGGTGCCAGTAGAAGCGCATGAACCAGAATCTGTGGTAGTAGTGTTGGTATGGTTGGTTGTTGCCGTTAGAGTCTGAGGTTGGTGGTTGGGTTGGTTGGTCAGTTTGGGTTTGGTTATCAGGGGTTGGTGTTGGGGTGGTTGTTGGTTCAGGTGTCGGGGTGGGTGTAGCGGTTGGTTCAGTTGTTGGAGTAGCTGTGGGTGTTGGAGTCTCAGTGGGTGTAGGCGTCTGAGTTGGGGTTGGTGTCGCGGTAGGTGTCGGTGTTACAGTAACGGTTGGACCGTTGTATGCGTTGATGTAGGCTTGACCCATTGTGTTGGGTGTGTAACCTACGCCAGTGGAGAGTAAAGATTCGCCTGAGTAGACGCCGCCTAAGCCTGCGTCGCTGAGCCAGTAGTATGCGCCTGCGCCTATGCCTAAGTCGCGTTGTGCTAAGACGAGGTTTTGCCACCAAGTGTAGTCGGCCTGATAGTTGCTTGATGCTACTAAGCAGGAGCCTTCTTCGTTGATGACAAGTGGAGCAACAACGCCCATGCCGTCAATGCCAGTTTGTATCTGTGTTTTGAGTGTGTTGTAGTCGGTTGCCCAGTATGCTGTTAAGTCGCTTGGTGCGTGATAGTAGAAGTGTGTGGTGTAGACGAGGTTTGTTGGGTTGATTGCGTCGTCGATTTGGTTTGCCCAGCCAAGAGTTGAGCCGTAGCCGTTTGGCATCCAGCCCATGTGCCATTGCATCATGATGATGTTTGTTGAACCTGTACCACGGATTGCATTGTACATAGTCTGAAGGTAGGTCATGTATGCTGCTGGAATTGCGTCAACGTCACTGCCTAATTGTGGTTCGTTCCATGCTTCAAAGATTGCGTTGGGATAGTCTTTGAGTGTGGTTGCCATGTCGCTCCAGAACCATGCCCAGAAGGCTTGTTCGTTGCCTGCGTAGCCTGCGTTGTTGAGGAAGCTTTGACCTGCGCTGTCCCAGCCCAACATTGGCAGACCTTGGGCACCAGCCATGTTTGGTGATGCATAAGTGTCTCCGCCGAATGACCCAGCGTATGGAGTAAGCTGGTAGGGGACGATGTCGACATAGATGCCGTATTTGCCTGCTTCTTCGCAGAGCGTTTGGAGGTAGGCGCGGGTGCTGATAGCTGTGGTTTTTGATGAGTAGCTGCCGTCTTCTTGTGCGGGGACAATGTTATCTTGGTAATACCAGCTGGGTAGGATAAAGACGCGAATCATGTTTATGTGCCATTCTGACTGCATTGCTGCGAAGGTTGCGTCCATCGTGGAGGTTGGGCTATAGTTCCATTGGACAGCCCAACTGTCACTGCTGCTAGGGTCCCAAAGGATTAGGTCTGGGGCGAATCCTGCGAGGCCTACGCCGCGAAGGTAAACGACGTTTCCGTTGGCGTCAAGGATCTGTGATCCTGACGTGTGGAGCGCCATGGATGCTGAGACTGTAGCGTTGGTTTCGGGTACGGTTGCGATTGCTGAAATCATGCTTATGACAAAGATTGCTGTGAGACAGGCGACGAGTGGCTTGGAGAGCTTTTTGGCGCTAAGGATATGCAGAGTATTGCGTATTTTTGTTGTTTTCATTTTTCTCTCTTCCTGAATTTCGAAAAACAGGGTACGCTGGATCTATTTTATAGGTTTTTGAAAAATCCATTAACGCGTCTTGCAAACTTTAACAGCGGGCATGCAAAGCAGAATTAACAAGAATTGTTAAGGTAAATTGGTAAATGTCTTCAGCCGCTTAACAAAATGCTACATAACCCCTGAGTGGCATTTGGCGTTTTTGAGCGCTTGCAAGCATGTTTGAATTAAATTAAAAATTTTAGGAAAAATGCACGTATGACAACGGAAACAGGCGTTTTAGGACGAATCGGGCCCTTCCTAAACTACAAATTCAAAAATCAATTTTTTTGGAACCACTACTACAACCAAATCGAACATGCCAAAATTAAAGAACGCGTAAACTGTACACCTCAGATAGCCGCAGAAATCACCTGTTCTCTCAAACAGAACCAAATCAGAATAAAACCCTACGTCATCGACGTAGAGGATTACCGCCACTACCTCAACCAAGCAAACTACAGCCAATACATCCACTACTACAAAGCGGGCAAAGCACCCAACTTCCCTGAGAAATCCCTCGAACACTACATAGCCGCCAAACTCCTTAACCTCAACCAAGGTGACGTCTACGTGGATATAGCCAACGGCGAATCCCCCACCCCAGAAATCTACCGCAGCATCTACGGCTGTGATTCCTACCGCCAAGACCTCATATACCCAGATGGGCTGCATGGCAAAACCATCGGTGGAGATGCCTGCAACCTCCCCACAGCAGATGGCTTCTTCTCAAAAATCGGTATGCACTGTTCCTTTGAACACTTTGAACACGACGCTGACATTCGGTTCATAAAAGAAGCCAACCGAGTTCTACGCAGCCACGGTCGCCTCTGCATCGTGCCCCTCTACTTGTTTAGAGAATACGCGATTCAAACTAACCCCGTTTGTATCCCAAAGGGCTTTGACTTTGAAATGGAAGCACGACTCTTCTGCGTTAGGCAGTGGCAAGTTTATCACTCCCGATTCTATGATGTGCCTCGCCTGCTTGAGCGGGTACAAAGCAACCTAGGCAACTTAGACCTGACCATCTATGAGGTTGCCAACGCCAAAGACGTTGACCCCTCCTGTTATGTACAGTTTGCTGCGGTTCTAGAAAAAAAATAGCGACGCGGGAGTAGGAGCACTTGTGAAGGTCGGCGTTTTTTGTCCCACCCTGAACGTTTACGGCGGCGGCGAATTTGTTGCAGTAGCCCTCGCCAACGCCTTAGCCCAAAACAACCACGAGGTAATAATCTTCGCGAACCAAGCCGTGGACTCAAAAGCAATCAAACACTACTTCGGCGAAACTCTCTGTGCAAAAATCCAAGCCATAGTGCAACCCACGTACTTCAACCCCCGAGAACTCGCCGACTTCTACCAAACTATCATCCACTCCTACATTGCCAAATCCAAATGCAACCTTTTCCTCGACGCCTTCTCCAACTGCGTTTTCCCCTGGACCGACATCAGCTACATCCACTACCCCTACCTAAACCAACACGCCTTCACCAAAAAATTTCCCTACCTCACCAATCCCCGCATCATGCAAGCCGGCACCGTTCCCCATGTGGTCCTCGAAAAAAACCTTGTCAAATATGATTCGCGTCTGGTGTTAGCAAACAGCTACTACACCGCCCAAGAAATTCAGCAATACTCAGAGAAAACCGTCGAGGTGCTCTATCCCCCGTTTTCATCCGCCATATCCAAGATCGGCAAAGACGCCGACAAGAACCCGGAGGAGAAGCTTGTGGTGACGGTTTCACGCTTAGAATACAACAAACAGCTTGAACGCATACCCTACATCGCAGCCCAAACAAACCCCGACATCCAGTTCGCCATAGTCGGGCGCCTCTACCATAAAGAAACCCTCCAAAACCTGCAAATCTTAACCCGCAAGCTGAACTTAGAAGACCGCGTCCACTTTTACCCCAACGCCTCCGCCGAACAAAAAATCAGCCTACTCAAACAGGCGAAGGTGTATTTGCATCCTATGGAAGGCGAACATTTCGGTATCTCAATTGTGGAGGCTATGGCGTTGGGTTGTTTGCCGATTGTGCATAATTCGGGCGGCATGAAAGAATTCGTTCCCCCACAGTACCGCTATGAGAGCATCCGAGAAGCTGCAGAAAAAATCAACTGTGCCATGGCGGTTTGGATGGCGCGGGATGCGGAGGATATGAAGCGAATCGCGGATCAGTTTTCGCTGGAGAATTTCTCTCGGCGGTTTATGGCTCTTTTTAACCGATACTTCGATTAGGGGCGATGCAGCGTGACTAACTGGCAGACCTTAATAGAGAACCACATCGGTTTACGCACAATCCTCAAAAGTACCCAAACATATTTTCGGGGAAACGCAGGCGCCAACCACCGCTGGTTAGGCACTTTGCTTATCGATGGTAAAACCAAGGTTTTGCTTCAGAAGAACGCGCAAATCGTCAATAGAGGCTCGCTTTTGATGGGGCTGCCAAGCGCGTTTTTTCACCCATCCACTCATCCCAGCATGCTCATCATGGGTCCCAACAGTAAACTTGTACTCAACGGAGCCGTCAACGTCGCCCAAGGCGCATCCATCATCGTGCTAGGCGGCGCCACCCTTGAATTCGGAGACGGCGTATTTGTCAACTGCGACACGTCGATTCTGTGTGGAAAAAACATCAAAATCGGCGACCACACCGAGCTCTCATGGGGCGTTGAAGTCTGCGATACCGACCACCATCGCATCATCCGCGAGGGTTCCTCCGAGTCGGCGCCGATTGAGATTGGGCGAGGCGTATTGGTGGGTCGCCGCAGCATGATTATGAAGGGCGTAACCGTTGGGGACGGCGCCGTGGTTGCTGCGGGTGCCGTTGTCACGCGGGATGTTCCAGCGGCGTCTTTGGCGGCCGGTGTCCCTGCGCGGGTAATCAAGCAAAATATCCAGTGGCAATAGCGGTTGGTTTTCTGATGAATGTTTGTCATGTGTGGGATCGGTTCTGGCCCATAGACATCGGCGGCTTAGAACGCTACATTCTATGGTTAACCAGCTACCTTGCTAAAACCCAAGCCATCAACTTTTCCCTCATAACAGGGCGAACAAAATTTCTGCTCATAACCAAAAACATCAAAAAATACGAGGACGCAGGCTTCCTCAAAGTTTACCGCCTTGGTCCAACCCCCGTCGACGTCGTTAACGGCGCCTGCATTTACACGTTTGGTTCCAGCCCGGAACTTGTGGACCGCATGAAGTTCGCCAGCCTTTACCGCGAAGCAGCCCAGCAGAAGGGCGCCCGCTCGGCTGATGTTTTCCATATTCATGGCGTATGGAAAGACCTCGAATACATCAACCTTGGCATTTTCCTGAGTCGGCGTTTTCATAAACCGTTGGTTATGACGTTGCATGGCGGCTTTGTGGGTGACCCCAAAGATGGGGGTATGCCGCTTAAGGACCCTGTCATTAGAAATATTCTTGAACATGATGTGGCGGCGATTACTACGTATTCTAAAGAAATTCTGGGTACTCTGCAGGAGTTGGGCCTAGGCAAAAAAAGCTACTTCATCACCAACTTTGTCGATTCCCCTCACTTCCAAAACCCCGCCGAAACCGCGCCCCGAGACCCCACAATAATCTATGTAGGCAGATTAGAACCCGTGCAGACCCCCGAGATAGTAATCAAAGCATTCAAACAAGCCCACAGTCAATATCCCAACGCAAAACTCATCATGGTAGGCTATGGAAGACTCTTTGAGCATCTCCAGAATTTGATACGGCAACTAAACTTGGAAGGCGCCGTAGCCATGGTGGGCAAACAAACCGATGTGCGACCCTTTCTGTGGCGGAGTGATGTTTTTGTCGCTACCAATTTTGGCTATATCGCCTCATTGGAAGCCATGTCGGCTGGGCTTGCGGTGATAGCACCGAATTTTGGCATCTTAAAAGAAACCATAAACCACGGCTTTAACGGGCTACTCGTCGAGGAGCACGACGTTGACCAGCTTGCAGCGGCTTTAATCCGCTTAATCCATGATGAACCCTTCAGACGGACACTTTCGCATAACGCGTTTGAATCCGTCAAAAACTATGACATCCGCGTGATAGCTCCCAAGATGGCGGAAGTATATCAATCCGTATCTAAAAATAATCATCTGTAGGCGTAAAGCATGACGCAACAAAACAGTTTTTCTGGTCAGTTTCTAGCCATAGTGGTAGTTCTGCAGGTCATAATGTATGTAGCCCTGTTCCTAAACTTCACCATAGTCCGAGCAGTCATAGGACTATTCTACTTGACATTCATTCCCGGCTTAATCTTCATCAAGCTACTCAAATTTAACTTCGAAACCAGCGAACTCATCGTTTACGCTGCAGGATTCAGCCTCGCCTTTCTAATGGTGACAGCTCTGGTGCTTAACGGGTTTGGCCCACTGGTGGGAATCACTTTTCCTCTCGCAGCTTTGCCTCTTTCTTTGGTGGTTAACACTGTGATTTTAGGCGCCGCCGCCATAGCCTACATAAGAAGCACCAACAAAAAAACAGAAACGACACCAAAACCGCTGGGTTTCCACCCCTCCTACGTTATTTTAACGCTCATACCTGTGTTAAGTGTTATCGGCGCCTACTTCGTCAACACCACTGGCGACAACTTCTACTTAATGCTAACAATCATATCCATCGCCGTCGTCTTCATAGTGGGCGTCTTCTACAAAGATTCACCCAAAGTGTACCCCTACGCCATCTTCATGATAGCATTGGCACTCCTGTTTCAAACCACATTTATCACCAACTACCTCCTATCCTACGGAGGCGACTCGCCTTCAGAATTCTTCGTGTTCCGCACCACCCAAATAAACTCAGTCTGGGACCCAATCTTTCAAGTTCCCACCGACCTAGGCATGGGCAGATATAACGCCATGCTAAGCGTCACCATCCTCCCCACCGTCTACTCAAACATGCTGGGAATTGACGCCACATGGGTCTTCAAACTCGTCTTCCCTCTGCTATTCGCTTTAGTTCCCATAGCCGCATACCTGCTCTGGCAACCCTACATTGGCAAAAAACTCGCATTTTTAGCAGCCTTTCTCTTCATGGCACAAAACACTTTCTTCACTGAAATGACTGCCCTCAACCGCCAAATGATTGGCGAACTATTCCTTATCCTACTTCTTATGGTTCTGCTCAACAAAACCATCAACCGTAGCACACGGTTTTTGAGCTTCGGCATCTTCGGATTCGCCCTTATAGTTTCCCACTATGCCCTCGCGGAAATCTTTTTGATATTAATTTTCGTTGCCTGGGCTATTTCCGTGGTTTATCTAAAGCGTCCTAGCCTTAACTTGCAGTTTAGCATGGTGCTCTTCTTCTCGGTCGCAATGTTAGGCTGGTACATCTACACGTCGGAGGCTGTGGTTTTTGATAGCTTCATGACATTTGGCACATCTGTGCTCAGCCAACTAGGGGGCTTCTTTGACCCTGCCAGCCGCGGTACAATGGTGCTAACGGGACTGGGGCTAGCTGAGTCACCTTCATTCCTTAATACCATCAGCCGCATGTTCGCCTATCTAACGGAGCTCTTCATAGCGTTGGGCCTTTTGGTGCTTCTGCTAAACAAGACAAAGTTCCGATTTGATCGCGACTTCACCGTTTTCAGCATTGTGGCAATCATCTTTCTGGTGGCGTTAACGGTTGTACCAGGTTTAGCAAACACACTTAACATGACTCGGTTCTATCATATTCTGCTGATTTTTTTGGCGCCGTTTTGCATCGTCGGCATATGGACACTCGCAAATTACATGGCT includes:
- a CDS encoding DUF2206 domain-containing protein; translation: MTQQNSFSGQFLAIVVVLQVIMYVALFLNFTIVRAVIGLFYLTFIPGLIFIKLLKFNFETSELIVYAAGFSLAFLMVTALVLNGFGPLVGITFPLAALPLSLVVNTVILGAAAIAYIRSTNKKTETTPKPLGFHPSYVILTLIPVLSVIGAYFVNTTGDNFYLMLTIISIAVVFIVGVFYKDSPKVYPYAIFMIALALLFQTTFITNYLLSYGGDSPSEFFVFRTTQINSVWDPIFQVPTDLGMGRYNAMLSVTILPTVYSNMLGIDATWVFKLVFPLLFALVPIAAYLLWQPYIGKKLAFLAAFLFMAQNTFFTEMTALNRQMIGELFLILLLMVLLNKTINRSTRFLSFGIFGFALIVSHYALAEIFLILIFVAWAISVVYLKRPSLNLQFSMVLFFSVAMLGWYIYTSEAVVFDSFMTFGTSVLSQLGGFFDPASRGTMVLTGLGLAESPSFLNTISRMFAYLTELFIALGLLVLLLNKTKFRFDRDFTVFSIVAIIFLVALTVVPGLANTLNMTRFYHILLIFLAPFCIVGIWTLANYMAKHQRTVVFSLLVVVILVPYFLFQTSFAYEAAGAENWNVALSLSTMDPVKLHGILGFIDSYSANSAKWVSSNAPFNRTMASDGEIYTSLTAYGHVYRGGVETLSNTTVLAPGEMAYLSYLSINYENQVWNGSLVAPLNQTDVVYSNGGSVIYCAPQK
- a CDS encoding glycosyltransferase, translated to MQSITVTVGLCVKNASTLIKKALNSLIAQTFPPQELEVILVDGNSSDDTLTIAQKMLKTTAFRVRMLKENSGLGFARQIVVEQARGKYIVWLDADMTLPRDYVANQVHYMETHSNVAIAAGRYNVHIGYGFVADMENIVYAVDSLYGQQTNSKLGYLPGAEGAIYRVEAVRGVGGFDTAINGAAEDTEVAFRVRASGWELATTEEKFTESTRMSWLSLWNQYVWYGRGAHYIFHKDPDSVIVWKLTPLGGFMAGILRCPWAYLMTHKKSFFLLPVHYTYKRFAWLFGFCGAHLNGYGHNPEKLADQP
- a CDS encoding glycoside hydrolase family 5 protein; the protein is MKTTKIRNTLHILSAKKLSKPLVACLTAIFVISMISAIATVPETNATVSASMALHTSGSQILDANGNVVYLRGVGLAGFAPDLILWDPSSSDSWAVQWNYSPTSTMDATFAAMQSEWHINMIRVFILPSWYYQDNIVPAQEDGSYSSKTTAISTRAYLQTLCEEAGKYGIYVDIVPYQLTPYAGSFGGDTYASPNMAGAQGLPMLGWDSAGQSFLNNAGYAGNEQAFWAWFWSDMATTLKDYPNAIFEAWNEPQLGSDVDAIPAAYMTYLQTMYNAIRGTGSTNIIMMQWHMGWMPNGYGSTLGWANQIDDAINPTNLVYTTHFYYHAPSDLTAYWATDYNTLKTQIQTGIDGMGVVAPLVINEEGSCLVASSNYQADYTWWQNLVLAQRDLGIGAGAYYWLSDAGLGGVYSGESLLSTGVGYTPNTMGQAYINAYNGPTVTVTPTPTATPTPTQTPTPTETPTPTATPTTEPTATPTPTPEPTTTPTPTPDNQTQTDQPTQPPTSDSNGNNQPYQHYYHRFWFMRFYWHHYHMWFHGC
- a CDS encoding glycosyltransferase, with protein sequence MTFQVTVGICVRNGEAMLTNAVESILDQTFTAEQVQIIFVDDGSQDQTPKIIQKYAQALGDRVKAIKTPKMGLGHARNLILKEANSKYVLFVDADEILTANYIQTQLAVLDENRDVAITAGIFKTVPGNLMLNLEVAPYIVNQKIYGKPKPLLLKNDKLIGTGGTCFRTEALQQVHGFDESIRGAGEDTDLILRILSAGWKIKPNTAELYEFHGGLSKPRDLLKKYYWYGYGSQKSYLQTRGAFSLAGMSPMAGFFSGLFYSFVAYRFLRQKQVFLLPLHFGLKLTAWTFGFMNGQLHAGKNEF
- a CDS encoding acyltransferase codes for the protein MGPNSKLVLNGAVNVAQGASIIVLGGATLEFGDGVFVNCDTSILCGKNIKIGDHTELSWGVEVCDTDHHRIIREGSSESAPIEIGRGVLVGRRSMIMKGVTVGDGAVVAAGAVVTRDVPAASLAAGVPARVIKQNIQWQ
- a CDS encoding glycosyltransferase family 4 protein; translated protein: MNVCHVWDRFWPIDIGGLERYILWLTSYLAKTQAINFSLITGRTKFLLITKNIKKYEDAGFLKVYRLGPTPVDVVNGACIYTFGSSPELVDRMKFASLYREAAQQKGARSADVFHIHGVWKDLEYINLGIFLSRRFHKPLVMTLHGGFVGDPKDGGMPLKDPVIRNILEHDVAAITTYSKEILGTLQELGLGKKSYFITNFVDSPHFQNPAETAPRDPTIIYVGRLEPVQTPEIVIKAFKQAHSQYPNAKLIMVGYGRLFEHLQNLIRQLNLEGAVAMVGKQTDVRPFLWRSDVFVATNFGYIASLEAMSAGLAVIAPNFGILKETINHGFNGLLVEEHDVDQLAAALIRLIHDEPFRRTLSHNAFESVKNYDIRVIAPKMAEVYQSVSKNNHL
- a CDS encoding class I SAM-dependent methyltransferase; the encoded protein is MTTETGVLGRIGPFLNYKFKNQFFWNHYYNQIEHAKIKERVNCTPQIAAEITCSLKQNQIRIKPYVIDVEDYRHYLNQANYSQYIHYYKAGKAPNFPEKSLEHYIAAKLLNLNQGDVYVDIANGESPTPEIYRSIYGCDSYRQDLIYPDGLHGKTIGGDACNLPTADGFFSKIGMHCSFEHFEHDADIRFIKEANRVLRSHGRLCIVPLYLFREYAIQTNPVCIPKGFDFEMEARLFCVRQWQVYHSRFYDVPRLLERVQSNLGNLDLTIYEVANAKDVDPSCYVQFAAVLEKK
- a CDS encoding glycosyltransferase — translated: MKVGVFCPTLNVYGGGEFVAVALANALAQNNHEVIIFANQAVDSKAIKHYFGETLCAKIQAIVQPTYFNPRELADFYQTIIHSYIAKSKCNLFLDAFSNCVFPWTDISYIHYPYLNQHAFTKKFPYLTNPRIMQAGTVPHVVLEKNLVKYDSRLVLANSYYTAQEIQQYSEKTVEVLYPPFSSAISKIGKDADKNPEEKLVVTVSRLEYNKQLERIPYIAAQTNPDIQFAIVGRLYHKETLQNLQILTRKLNLEDRVHFYPNASAEQKISLLKQAKVYLHPMEGEHFGISIVEAMALGCLPIVHNSGGMKEFVPPQYRYESIREAAEKINCAMAVWMARDAEDMKRIADQFSLENFSRRFMALFNRYFD
- a CDS encoding glycosyltransferase, which produces MVILLAVWIIVGLLFFGVPGSYFLYMKKRSVASWNLNINADYVPSTAVLIPVFNEEKIIRLKLENLAKVTYPKDKMEIIIVNDCSSDGTLSEVNRYIAANPLPKITVFDSKVHLGKTACLNKALKTVTAEVVILSDADCFWPHDILNKALTYLSDPNVGAITGREFLLNPTATWVTLGEQFYDQNIQAIRIGESKVHSTLFFQGGFAAFKRSILEEFNHATDDSGTALDIIQKNQRALLIPDTGFFTLSPTVYRNKISIKIRRASHLQKLCARCLKLFLQGKLAFPKRIALPEIYLHIFSPLFLVAFLILSVAVMVMYPSLGGILILGVAVLLVVKKTRTTALELLQNNLILLTALTSFILNRKFRAWRPIEESRFGLNEQLLREQKLI